One genomic window of Danio rerio strain Tuebingen ecotype United States chromosome 24, GRCz12tu, whole genome shotgun sequence includes the following:
- the cremb gene encoding cAMP responsive element modulator b isoform X8 produces the protein MAVTGDETESATTGGMSGYQMSSPASGLSQVMDSSPDSLPSPQLLAEEASRKRELRLMKNRTAAKLYRRRKRDYVLGLETRITSIEDQNQKLKEELDNLKKLCSLGCSNHSSTLDAAI, from the exons CCACCACTGGAGGTATGTCAGGATATCAGATGTCCTCTCCTGCATCTGGTCTTTCCCAGGTCATGGACAGCTCACCCGACTCTCTGCCCAGCCCTCAGCTTCTGGCAGAGGAGGCATCACGCAAAAGGGAACTCCGACTGATGAAGAACAG GACGGCAGCCAAACTGTATAGACGCAGGAAGAGAGACTATGTGCTGGGTTTAGAGACGCGCATCACCTCGATCGAGGACCAGAACCAGAAACTTAAAGAGGAGCTGGACAATCTAAAGAAGTTGTGCTCTCTGGGATGTTCAAATCATAGTAGCACACTGGATGCTGCTATTTGA
- the cremb gene encoding cAMP responsive element modulator b, with protein sequence MAVTGDETESATTGGMSGYQMSSPASGLSQVMDSSPDSLPSPQLLAEEASRKRELRLMKNREAARECRRKKKEYVKCLENRVAVLEKQNKTLIEELKALKDIYCCKNE encoded by the exons CCACCACTGGAGGTATGTCAGGATATCAGATGTCCTCTCCTGCATCTGGTCTTTCCCAGGTCATGGACAGCTCACCCGACTCTCTGCCCAGCCCTCAGCTTCTGGCAGAGGAGGCATCACGCAAAAGGGAACTCCGACTGATGAAGAACAG GGAAGCTGCCCGAGAATGCCGGCGAAAGAAGAAAGAATATGTCAAATGTCTCGAAAACCGAGTTGCTGtgcttgaaaaacaaaacaagacgcTCATCGAAGAACTCAAGGCTCTTAAAGACATATACTGTTGCAAAAATGAGTAA